From one Halosimplex rubrum genomic stretch:
- a CDS encoding RAD55 family ATPase: protein MAEDPNAPTGSQPNGATPTGGTGPHGGPGEESGGRGRCDYCRLPVPSDPVVAERDGHRYTYCCVACREAADDGEKVFTQFHGCRRVPTGVAPLDESLPQGIPRNSFVLLTDLAGTRTEAIQAELVWRALQRGEPAAFVSFLEPPMSVVQEFVTLDWNVLPYLESGQLQIVDCFTYRLENRERMYERLNDWNAFLSETAADATTQVRDPTELGELHNRIDDVLEDRGMEDQGVVVVDSLTEFGSLVQPVQAYDFLKDVRAEVCKSRFVPIYAGATVTGEDRQFPHDLNYMVDGIVELNLDEELVEGSLMKQIRVRKMNGVLTLPKWTLYEYTAGEGIVTIKLHEGPPDRQGEDESPQQDGDGQQPGGAGGDAAGAFGQGPPAGESAEAGSVDDSPGGGSDGGQTASETTE, encoded by the coding sequence ATGGCAGAGGATCCGAACGCACCGACGGGAAGTCAGCCGAACGGCGCGACGCCGACAGGGGGGACCGGGCCGCACGGCGGACCGGGCGAGGAGTCGGGCGGCCGCGGCCGCTGTGACTACTGTCGGCTCCCGGTCCCGAGCGACCCGGTGGTCGCCGAGCGCGACGGCCACCGGTACACGTACTGCTGTGTCGCCTGTCGGGAGGCGGCCGACGACGGCGAGAAGGTGTTCACCCAGTTCCACGGCTGTCGCCGGGTCCCCACGGGCGTGGCACCGCTGGACGAGAGCCTCCCGCAGGGGATCCCCCGCAACTCGTTCGTCCTCCTGACGGACCTGGCGGGCACGCGTACCGAGGCGATCCAGGCCGAACTCGTCTGGCGCGCGCTCCAGCGCGGGGAACCCGCCGCCTTCGTCTCCTTCCTCGAACCGCCGATGTCGGTGGTCCAGGAGTTCGTCACGCTGGACTGGAACGTCCTCCCCTACCTGGAGTCCGGCCAACTGCAGATCGTCGACTGTTTCACCTACCGCCTGGAGAACCGCGAGCGGATGTACGAGCGGCTCAACGACTGGAACGCCTTCCTCTCGGAGACGGCCGCCGACGCGACCACGCAGGTCCGCGACCCGACCGAACTGGGCGAACTCCACAACCGTATCGACGACGTGCTCGAAGACCGTGGCATGGAGGACCAGGGGGTGGTCGTCGTCGACTCGCTGACGGAGTTCGGGTCGCTGGTCCAGCCGGTCCAGGCCTACGACTTCCTCAAGGACGTGCGCGCGGAGGTGTGCAAGAGCCGGTTCGTCCCCATCTACGCCGGTGCCACGGTGACCGGCGAGGACCGGCAGTTCCCCCACGACCTGAACTACATGGTCGACGGCATCGTCGAACTCAACCTCGACGAGGAGCTCGTCGAGGGGTCGCTGATGAAGCAGATCCGCGTCCGCAAGATGAACGGCGTCCTCACCCTCCCGAAGTGGACGCTCTACGAGTACACCGCCGGCGAGGGGATCGTCACGATCAAACTCCACGAGGGACCGCCCGACCGGCAGGGCGAGGATGAGAGCCCCCAGCAAGACGGGGACGGACAGCAGCCCGGCGGAGCGGGCGGCGACGCTGCCGGCGCGTTCGGGCAAGGGCCACCGGCGGGCGAGTCCGCGGA
- a CDS encoding DUF420 domain-containing protein has translation MAVADSLQSRARANPRRVTAVLSVIGYALVIGAFTPYAPFPSISDDLVILLGDAIAVVNSLALVSILVGVRYIKRGEVAKHRRAMLTAFALIMVFLVMYLLKVGGGFEKSILAEGAVYYAYLAMLAVHIVLSAVAVPVVLHAVVLGLTHSPSELRETSHARVGRIAVAAWSLSLFLGIVTYVMLNHVYGWVPRGHEAALLLAAGPSLRGLRSEAGADRDDT, from the coding sequence ATGGCAGTCGCCGACTCCCTGCAGTCGCGGGCGCGGGCGAACCCGCGCCGGGTCACCGCCGTCCTCTCGGTCATCGGTTACGCGCTCGTCATCGGCGCGTTCACGCCCTACGCGCCGTTCCCGTCGATCAGCGACGATCTGGTCATCCTCCTGGGTGACGCCATCGCCGTCGTCAACTCGCTGGCGCTGGTCTCGATCCTCGTCGGGGTGCGCTACATCAAGCGCGGCGAGGTCGCGAAACACCGGCGAGCGATGCTGACGGCGTTCGCGCTCATCATGGTCTTTCTCGTGATGTACCTGCTGAAAGTCGGCGGCGGGTTCGAGAAGTCGATCCTCGCCGAGGGCGCCGTCTACTACGCCTACCTGGCGATGCTGGCGGTTCACATCGTCCTGTCGGCGGTGGCCGTGCCGGTCGTCCTCCACGCCGTCGTCCTCGGGCTGACCCACAGCCCCAGCGAGTTACGCGAGACGTCCCACGCCCGCGTCGGCCGGATCGCCGTCGCGGCGTGGTCACTCAGCCTCTTCCTCGGCATCGTCACCTACGTCATGCTCAACCACGTCTACGGGTGGGTTCCCCGGGGCCACGAGGCGGCGCTCCTGCTCGCGGCCGGCCCGTCGCTCCGCGGGCTCCGGAGCGAAGCGGGCGCCGACCGCGACGACACCTGA
- a CDS encoding cobalamin B12-binding domain-containing protein, with protein MSAEQGQRQIRCLVAKVGLDGHDRGAHVIARALRDAGFEVIYSGLHRSPDEVVQAAVQEDVDVLGISILSGAHNTLVPKIMDGLAEYGAREDTLVLVGGIIPDDDEERLREAGVAEIFGPGASMDEMIDYIRANAPERR; from the coding sequence ATGAGCGCAGAGCAGGGCCAACGGCAGATCCGCTGTCTCGTCGCCAAGGTCGGGCTCGACGGGCACGACCGGGGCGCGCACGTCATCGCGCGGGCGCTGCGGGACGCGGGGTTCGAGGTCATCTACTCCGGCCTGCACCGCTCGCCCGACGAGGTCGTCCAGGCCGCCGTCCAGGAGGACGTGGACGTGCTCGGCATCTCCATCCTCTCGGGGGCGCACAACACGCTCGTCCCGAAGATCATGGACGGGCTGGCGGAGTACGGCGCCCGCGAGGACACGCTGGTGCTGGTCGGCGGGATCATCCCCGACGACGACGAGGAGCGACTGCGCGAGGCGGGCGTCGCCGAGATCTTCGGTCCGGGCGCCTCGATGGACGAGATGATCGACTACATCCGGGCGAACGCGCCCGAACGACGATGA
- the meaB gene encoding methylmalonyl Co-A mutase-associated GTPase MeaB → MTSGDSENPSESTDDLDPLIADLLDGRHRALARTITKIENRSPGYRDLVSQLHAHTGDADVIGITGSPGAGKSTLVDKLAATYREAGLTVGVIAIDPASPFTGGAVLGDRIRMASNVGDMDVFFRSMSARGTLGGLSTATTDAVKALDAFGKDKVIVETVGAGQNEVDIVRTADTVVVLVPPGSGDDVQMLKAGILEIADLFVVNKADLDGADRTVSELREMLQLRDGEVEAGGHHGFAETTVDVGGGTGPEGGGVGSDGAAEGADAEGVEPWDPPIVETVADRGEGIDDLIAAMDDHRAYLVESGQLEAKARTRYADEIRTLLREDARELLAEEIEARGGLDERVDAVLRRETDPYTVAEAVLEPLADCVAGRRESRE, encoded by the coding sequence ATGACGAGCGGGGACTCGGAGAATCCGTCCGAATCCACCGACGACCTCGACCCCCTCATCGCGGACCTGCTCGACGGGAGACACCGGGCGCTGGCGCGGACGATCACGAAAATCGAGAACCGCTCGCCGGGGTACCGGGACCTGGTCTCCCAGCTACACGCCCACACCGGCGACGCCGACGTGATCGGGATCACCGGCAGCCCCGGCGCGGGCAAGTCGACGCTGGTCGACAAGCTCGCCGCGACCTACCGCGAGGCGGGCCTCACCGTCGGCGTCATCGCCATCGACCCGGCCTCGCCCTTTACCGGCGGCGCGGTCCTCGGGGACCGGATCCGAATGGCCTCGAACGTCGGCGACATGGACGTGTTCTTCCGGTCGATGTCCGCCCGCGGGACGCTCGGCGGCCTCTCGACGGCGACGACGGACGCGGTGAAGGCGCTGGACGCCTTCGGCAAGGACAAGGTCATCGTCGAGACCGTCGGCGCCGGCCAGAACGAGGTCGACATCGTCCGCACCGCCGATACGGTGGTCGTACTGGTCCCGCCGGGCAGCGGCGACGACGTGCAGATGCTCAAAGCGGGGATCCTGGAGATCGCCGACCTGTTCGTCGTCAACAAGGCCGACCTGGACGGCGCCGACCGCACCGTCAGCGAACTGCGGGAGATGCTCCAGCTGCGCGACGGCGAGGTCGAGGCCGGCGGGCACCACGGCTTCGCCGAGACCACCGTCGACGTGGGCGGCGGGACCGGTCCCGAAGGCGGCGGTGTCGGCAGCGACGGGGCGGCCGAGGGCGCCGACGCGGAGGGGGTTGAGCCCTGGGACCCGCCGATCGTCGAGACGGTCGCCGACCGCGGCGAGGGGATCGACGACCTGATCGCGGCGATGGACGACCACCGGGCGTACCTCGTCGAGTCGGGCCAGCTGGAGGCGAAGGCCCGGACGCGCTACGCCGATGAGATACGGACGCTCCTCCGGGAGGACGCGCGCGAGCTACTCGCCGAGGAGATCGAGGCCCGCGGCGGCCTCGACGAGCGCGTCGACGCCGTCCTCCGTCGCGAGACGGACCCCTACACCGTCGCCGAGGCGGTCCTCGAACCGCTCGCCGACTGCGTGGCCGGGCGCCGTGAGTCTCGGGAGTAG
- a CDS encoding alpha/beta fold hydrolase, whose translation MKLRTVVGATLGAVGAAAATNRVLGRRAGELGPPLAGDAGTYRWRGFDVAYTEAGDPDDQDLVLLHGINAAATSNEWRMVFETLAEDYHVIAPDLPGFGRSDRPPLTYSASLYTTFVRDFLTDTSDDAVVVASSLTGAYAADAARDVAVSRLVLVCPTADTVPGRRVWLRSLIRAPVVGQAIYNGIVSDRSIRYFHDDHGYHDTSKLNSETVRYEWESAHQPGARFAPASFISGHLDPDVDLAEVLGDLSVPVTLVWGAETDMPPLSTGRELAEAADVELVSIGDSELLPHVEHPVEFLDVVRGVTVESGA comes from the coding sequence ATGAAACTGCGGACAGTCGTCGGAGCGACGCTCGGAGCAGTCGGCGCGGCAGCCGCGACCAACCGGGTGCTCGGTCGGCGGGCCGGCGAACTCGGCCCGCCGCTCGCGGGCGACGCCGGCACCTACCGCTGGCGCGGGTTCGACGTGGCCTACACGGAGGCCGGCGACCCCGACGACCAGGATCTGGTCCTGTTGCACGGTATCAACGCCGCGGCGACCAGCAACGAGTGGCGCATGGTCTTCGAGACCCTCGCCGAGGACTACCACGTCATCGCGCCCGACCTGCCCGGGTTCGGGCGGTCCGACCGCCCGCCGCTGACCTACTCGGCGTCGCTGTACACCACGTTTGTCCGCGACTTCCTGACCGACACCAGCGACGACGCCGTCGTCGTCGCGTCGTCGCTGACCGGCGCCTACGCCGCCGACGCCGCCCGCGACGTGGCCGTGTCGCGGCTCGTGCTGGTCTGCCCGACCGCCGACACGGTCCCGGGCCGGCGCGTCTGGCTCCGGTCGCTGATCCGCGCGCCGGTCGTCGGGCAGGCGATCTACAACGGGATCGTGAGCGACCGGTCGATCCGCTACTTCCACGACGACCACGGTTATCACGACACCTCGAAGCTCAACTCCGAGACGGTCCGCTACGAGTGGGAGAGCGCCCACCAGCCGGGCGCGCGGTTCGCCCCCGCCTCCTTTATCAGCGGCCACCTCGACCCCGACGTCGACCTGGCCGAGGTCCTCGGAGACCTGAGCGTCCCGGTCACGCTCGTCTGGGGCGCCGAGACGGACATGCCGCCGCTGTCGACCGGCCGCGAACTCGCCGAGGCCGCCGACGTGGAACTGGTCTCCATCGGCGACTCGGAACTGCTCCCGCACGTCGAGCACCCCGTCGAGTTCCTCGACGTGGTGCGCGGAGTGACCGTCGAGTCCGGGGCCTGA
- a CDS encoding Zn-ribbon domain-containing OB-fold protein, which translates to MSDKARDGAFDDWLDAIEDDSGYYVECENGHGWLPPRRVCPDCGSRDLSETPLPDAGEVATFTEVSVATPQFSADTPYVTAIVDYGPVRVTGLLRGADPDDVDVGMPVGIGVGERETTGDRAVVFRPR; encoded by the coding sequence GTGAGCGACAAAGCCAGAGACGGCGCCTTCGACGACTGGCTCGACGCCATCGAGGACGATTCGGGGTACTACGTCGAGTGCGAGAACGGCCACGGCTGGCTCCCCCCGCGGCGGGTCTGCCCCGACTGCGGGAGCCGCGACCTCTCGGAGACGCCGCTGCCCGACGCGGGCGAGGTGGCGACGTTCACCGAGGTCTCGGTCGCGACGCCGCAGTTCAGCGCCGACACGCCCTACGTCACCGCCATCGTCGACTACGGCCCCGTCCGCGTGACCGGTCTGCTGCGCGGCGCCGACCCCGACGACGTGGACGTGGGGATGCCCGTCGGTATCGGTGTGGGCGAACGGGAGACGACGGGGGATCGGGCGGTCGTCTTCCGGCCGCGCTGA
- a CDS encoding thiolase domain-containing protein, translating into MSHPRVTGVGLTPFGEHSERTGRDLFAEAGLAALDDSGVDPDDVEALFYGNFMGELAEHQGHQAPLMAEAVGLDVPATRYEAACASSGAAVREAVRHLRSGEADVILVGGSERMTNIGTAGATDALSIAADDLYEIRAGMTFPGAYALMARAYFREFGGSREDLAAVAVKNHDHALPNEHAQLRKEITVEDALGAPMVADPLGLYDACPITDGASAAVLTSAEYAAEHGLGASVAVTGTGQGGDNLALHDRENLARSPAASEAAEEAYADAGVAPDDVDIAEVHDCFTIAEVLAIESLGLCEPGEGIAAARDGKTHATGETPVNLSGGLKAKGHPVGATGVAQVVSLTKVLEGESAWADDVGDARVGVAHNAGGTVASATVHVLEVVA; encoded by the coding sequence ATGAGCCACCCACGCGTCACCGGCGTCGGGTTGACTCCGTTCGGGGAGCACTCCGAGCGGACGGGGCGGGACCTGTTCGCCGAGGCCGGACTGGCGGCGCTCGACGACTCGGGGGTCGACCCCGACGACGTCGAGGCGCTGTTCTACGGCAACTTCATGGGCGAACTCGCCGAACATCAGGGCCACCAGGCACCGCTGATGGCCGAGGCCGTCGGCCTCGACGTGCCGGCGACACGCTACGAGGCCGCCTGCGCCTCCAGCGGCGCGGCGGTCCGCGAAGCAGTCAGACATCTGCGGTCGGGCGAAGCGGACGTGATCCTCGTCGGGGGGAGCGAACGCATGACCAACATCGGGACCGCGGGGGCGACCGACGCCCTCTCCATCGCGGCCGACGACCTCTACGAGATCCGCGCCGGGATGACCTTCCCCGGCGCCTACGCGCTGATGGCCCGCGCGTACTTCCGGGAGTTCGGCGGGTCCCGCGAGGATCTGGCCGCCGTCGCCGTGAAGAACCACGACCACGCCCTGCCCAACGAGCACGCCCAGCTCCGCAAGGAGATCACCGTCGAAGACGCGCTGGGAGCGCCCATGGTCGCCGATCCGCTGGGGCTGTACGACGCCTGCCCGATCACCGACGGCGCCAGCGCCGCCGTCCTGACCAGCGCCGAGTACGCCGCGGAGCACGGCCTCGGCGCGTCGGTGGCGGTCACCGGCACCGGCCAGGGCGGCGACAACCTCGCGCTGCACGACCGCGAGAACCTCGCCCGCTCGCCCGCCGCGAGCGAGGCCGCCGAGGAGGCCTACGCCGACGCCGGCGTCGCTCCCGACGACGTGGACATCGCCGAGGTCCACGACTGTTTCACCATCGCCGAAGTGCTCGCCATCGAGTCGCTGGGCCTCTGCGAGCCCGGCGAGGGGATCGCCGCCGCCCGCGACGGGAAGACCCACGCGACCGGCGAGACGCCCGTCAACCTCTCGGGCGGGCTGAAGGCGAAGGGCCACCCCGTCGGGGCGACCGGCGTCGCGCAGGTCGTCTCGCTGACGAAGGTGCTCGAAGGCGAGTCCGCGTGGGCCGACGACGTGGGCGACGCGCGCGTCGGCGTCGCGCACAACGCCGGCGGCACCGTCGCGAGCGCGACCGTCCACGTCCTGGAGGTGGTCGCGTGA
- a CDS encoding DUF7111 family protein, giving the protein MTDATATSDGITARYEETETERLLTFERDGATAAVAQNVEGYAMLKVRPSADGDELERYYGFDMALDHAAELLGVGPHDLPVPEAADDMGM; this is encoded by the coding sequence ATGACCGACGCGACCGCGACGAGCGACGGGATCACGGCCCGCTACGAGGAGACCGAGACCGAGCGACTGCTGACCTTCGAGCGCGACGGGGCGACGGCCGCGGTCGCCCAGAACGTCGAGGGCTACGCCATGCTGAAGGTCCGGCCGAGCGCGGACGGCGACGAACTCGAACGCTACTACGGGTTCGACATGGCGCTGGACCACGCCGCCGAGCTGCTCGGCGTCGGCCCCCACGACCTGCCGGTGCCCGAGGCGGCCGACGACATGGGGATGTGA
- a CDS encoding PadR family transcriptional regulator — protein sequence MTKWLQSGRRRDICVILAGEGPLHGQALKSRLESHYDGRIEPKSFYGALATLVDNGHLELREAGIHDEYALTDAGRRMVDDQFAWMADHLED from the coding sequence ATGACCAAGTGGCTCCAGAGCGGGCGCCGCCGGGACATCTGCGTGATCCTCGCCGGGGAGGGACCGCTCCACGGCCAGGCGCTCAAGTCGCGGCTCGAATCGCACTACGACGGGCGCATCGAACCGAAGTCGTTCTACGGCGCGCTCGCCACGCTCGTCGACAACGGCCACCTCGAACTCCGCGAGGCCGGCATCCACGACGAGTACGCGCTGACCGACGCCGGCCGGCGGATGGTCGACGACCAGTTCGCGTGGATGGCCGACCACCTCGAAGATTGA
- a CDS encoding aldo/keto reductase produces the protein MVTRDATWAYRDEFGDEFARTYFRRFGEGVVSSVGVGTYLGDPTDEADDAYHDAIVEALQSGVNVVDTAINYRNQRSERVVGEALEAADTDREAVLVATKGGFVPFDGERPENPGQWIHEEYVDTGIVDADDLVAGQHCIAPDYIDDQLDRSLENLDLDTVDLYYVHNPETQLADRSAEAVYDQLEETFTRLEERAAAGDIRQYGVATWDALRVPGDDDSYLSLAEIVSRAREAAKRAENAATHFRAVQLPFNVVMADAFTVEAQEGSEGPQSTLWFAHDAGLNVFTSASLAQGKLARAGLPEDVAERVEGETSAQKAINFARSAPGVTCSLVGMGSPAHVAENVAAGTHPPLGADSFDAVFE, from the coding sequence ATGGTCACCAGGGACGCCACGTGGGCGTATCGCGACGAGTTCGGCGACGAGTTCGCCCGCACGTACTTCCGGCGGTTCGGCGAGGGCGTCGTCTCCAGCGTCGGCGTCGGCACCTACCTCGGCGACCCGACCGACGAGGCCGACGACGCCTATCACGACGCCATCGTCGAGGCGCTCCAGTCGGGGGTCAACGTCGTCGACACGGCGATCAACTACCGCAACCAGCGCAGCGAGCGCGTCGTCGGCGAGGCGCTCGAAGCGGCCGACACCGACCGCGAGGCCGTCCTCGTCGCGACGAAGGGCGGGTTCGTCCCCTTCGACGGCGAACGCCCGGAGAATCCCGGCCAGTGGATCCACGAGGAGTACGTCGACACGGGGATCGTCGACGCCGACGACCTGGTCGCCGGCCAGCACTGCATCGCTCCCGATTACATCGACGACCAGCTCGACCGCTCGCTGGAAAACCTCGACCTCGATACCGTCGACCTGTACTACGTCCACAACCCGGAGACGCAACTGGCCGACCGCTCGGCCGAGGCGGTGTACGACCAGCTGGAAGAGACGTTCACCCGGCTGGAGGAGCGGGCCGCGGCGGGCGACATCCGCCAGTACGGCGTGGCGACGTGGGACGCCCTGCGCGTGCCCGGCGACGACGACAGCTACCTCTCGCTGGCCGAAATCGTCTCGCGGGCGCGGGAAGCGGCCAAGCGCGCGGAGAACGCGGCGACGCATTTCCGGGCGGTCCAGTTGCCGTTCAACGTGGTGATGGCGGACGCGTTCACCGTCGAGGCTCAGGAGGGCTCGGAGGGTCCCCAGTCGACGCTGTGGTTCGCTCACGACGCGGGACTGAACGTCTTCACGAGCGCGTCGCTCGCGCAGGGGAAACTCGCCCGGGCGGGGCTGCCCGAGGACGTGGCCGAGCGGGTCGAGGGCGAGACGAGCGCGCAGAAGGCGATCAACTTCGCCCGGAGCGCGCCCGGCGTGACGTGCTCGCTTGTCGGGATGGGATCGCCGGCACACGTCGCCGAGAACGTCGCGGCGGGGACCCATCCGCCGCTCGGAGCCGATTCGTTCGACGCCGTCTTCGAGTGA
- a CDS encoding HVO_0758 family zinc finger protein: MKSVRKGLRSGEIEKDVYERLACSECGEELGTENDPDEIGTVRVCPECDSKWKKVG, from the coding sequence ATGAAATCGGTCCGGAAGGGGCTGCGTTCGGGGGAGATCGAGAAAGACGTCTACGAACGCCTCGCCTGCAGCGAATGCGGCGAGGAGCTCGGGACCGAGAACGACCCCGACGAGATCGGTACCGTCCGGGTCTGTCCGGAGTGCGACAGCAAGTGGAAGAAGGTCGGGTGA
- a CDS encoding glycosyltransferase family protein translates to MEYVQERVATLHDFGVGAPEAPVDRATVVVPLTDRDHASLAAERVLSTLGTVDPESVLVALRADEGKVDAVCEWVDSLDVDADVLWCNAPTVRDLLGEHGLNGEAGKGRDVWLALGAAAARSDLVAVHDADATTYGPQHVPRLLFPLARDYEFVKGYYARVENDHLYGRLCRLFYEPAVAALAETHDAPLVDYLGAFRYALAGEFAATSDLVRQFRPPRGWGLEVATLGDAFRTAGFGGTAQVDLGIHEHDHRAVSGRGGLSDMADEVAAALFGALDDGGVAVDYDDLRERYRTTARRLVDQYAADAAFNGLDYDPADERRQVDAYAESVRPPESGDRLPAWAGTDLDPDAVCDASRRALDEVTDR, encoded by the coding sequence ATGGAGTACGTCCAGGAGCGGGTGGCGACGCTGCACGACTTCGGCGTTGGGGCGCCCGAGGCGCCGGTCGACCGGGCGACGGTCGTGGTGCCGCTGACCGACCGCGACCACGCCAGCCTCGCCGCCGAGCGCGTCCTCTCGACGCTGGGGACGGTCGACCCCGAGTCCGTCCTCGTCGCGCTGCGGGCCGACGAGGGGAAAGTCGACGCGGTCTGCGAGTGGGTCGACTCGCTCGACGTCGACGCCGACGTCCTGTGGTGCAACGCGCCCACCGTCCGCGACCTGCTGGGCGAACACGGCCTCAACGGCGAGGCGGGCAAGGGCCGCGACGTGTGGCTCGCACTCGGCGCCGCCGCCGCCCGCAGCGACCTCGTCGCCGTCCACGACGCCGACGCGACGACCTACGGGCCCCAGCACGTCCCCCGCCTCCTGTTCCCGCTCGCCCGCGACTACGAGTTCGTCAAGGGCTACTACGCCCGCGTCGAGAACGACCACCTCTACGGCCGGCTCTGCCGGCTGTTCTACGAGCCCGCCGTCGCCGCGCTCGCCGAGACGCACGACGCCCCGCTCGTCGACTATCTGGGCGCGTTCCGCTACGCGCTGGCCGGCGAGTTCGCCGCCACGAGCGACCTGGTCCGCCAGTTCCGCCCACCCCGCGGGTGGGGGCTGGAGGTCGCCACGCTCGGCGACGCCTTCCGAACAGCCGGATTCGGGGGCACCGCGCAGGTCGATCTGGGTATCCACGAACACGACCACCGCGCCGTCAGCGGCCGCGGCGGCCTCTCGGACATGGCCGACGAGGTTGCCGCCGCGCTCTTCGGCGCGCTCGACGACGGCGGCGTCGCCGTCGACTACGACGACCTCCGCGAGCGCTACCGGACGACCGCCCGCCGCCTGGTCGACCAGTACGCCGCCGACGCCGCGTTCAACGGCCTCGACTACGATCCCGCCGACGAGCGCCGGCAGGTCGACGCCTACGCCGAATCCGTCCGTCCGCCCGAGTCCGGCGACCGGCTGCCCGCCTGGGCCGGGACCGACCTCGACCCCGACGCCGTCTGCGACGCCTCCCGACGCGCCCTCGACGAAGTGACCGACCGCTGA